GGAATTTGATGCTGTTAAATGCAGGGTGCCTGCCGGTTCTACTTTGGCTGTAGAGGTTACATCTGACTGTGTGCTTGAAGAACCTCCAATTAAATCCACCGCTTTTGGAGGGATTACATAGGTAAGGTTTCCATAAATATCATAAACATAATAGGTGTCGTGTTCTATACCCGCATCAAAGGTTCTTTTAAGCACGATTTGTCCTTCTTTGTTTTTAAACTCCTGTGTTCCGGCTTTTACGGCCGGAGCGGTATTTTCATCATAAGTAACGGTTTTATAAAGCTGGTTTGCTTCATAAAAGCCGTTATTGTTAAAAGAAATAGTATACAAGCCGGATACAGCATCCCAGGATGTACTGGCAGTAAACAGCCTGACTTCATCTTTGGCATTACTCTGGTAGCTGATTTTGATCTCATGTCCTGATCCTGATCTCCAGTCATTACCCGGAGCGGCCTGCATAAGCACACGGTTAAGAGGTGATGCTTCAAGTTCTTTTCGGCTGAAAGGGAAATCGGTAATATCCATGGCGGAGTTTCCGGTAACGGCTTCGGATGCGGTTTTGTAATAATTCATTACTTTAGCTTTTCCCGAAGGTTCAAAAGCCATATTGGTGGTTTCTGCCTTAAAAGGAAGATAGTCTTCAACCTGTCTTCCTAAGCTGTCGTATTCGATATGCGTTACGATATCTTTTCCGGATTTGGACTGCTGGCCGTCTATTTTCTGTATGGGTCTCCCGAGTCCGTCAAAATAGGTGGTGCTCTGTGATGCCTGCGAAATTGAAGGCGACACTATCTTCTGTGTAACCGGCACTTTGTAGGTAACGGTTTTAACATAGTTTTCACTCTGGGTCTGGCTCATTACCATAACAGGGAACAAAACCAAAAGGAATTTGATTAGATTTTTCATGGTGCTTTTGGTTTTTTTTATTGTTTGTAACGGTACTGGTTTTCTGAAAGGATATTGCCTTTGGCATCTTTTACAACATCAAGACGGCCAAAATCATCATAGGTATAGGTTGTAGTCTGGCCTTTAGGATCTGTAACGGTGCTTACCCCGACAAGCGGTTTATAAGTATAGGTTGTAATCATGGCATTTGGCAGTGCTGTTCTAAACAGACCGAGGGCTTCTTTTAGTTCGGTTTCTGTTTTTGTATCTGATTTATCCTGTAAATTAGCTGCGTAAGAAGCAGCCTGGCTGTAAAGCGCATTTTCTATCTTGGCAATAGGCTGGGTTTTATTATAGCCCCAGATTATCGATACAGGCGTGCCGTTCTCCGGAGTATATTCAAGGATATTGCCTTTTTCATCATATTTGCCAAAGGTGATTTTTTTCTCTAATGATGCTGCAGCTTTGGCTGTATAAATAAATTTTGGCAGTAACAAATCTGCTGTTGAGGCATCTTTGCCAAAAACTGTTTTTTGCTCAGACTGTTTTACAGTTCCTCTGTAGGTTTCTGTTTTCAGCGGGGTATCGATTCGGTTCCCTGCAATCATTTCTGATACAAAAGGCTCCGAAAGAAGATCATGAGGATAATAATATCGGGTTTCCAGATTCTCTTTTAAAGATGATTTGGTGCTCTGCGAAGTAAGCTGGATATGGCTTGGATTACCGTATTTATAAACCGTTTGGGTTTCAACAGGGTTTAATCCGTCAAGATCGTATTTTTTTGAGATTGAGGATTCTAAATAAAACCAATGTCCTAATGTTTTGTATTCAACCATACTCATATTATCTACAGTCTGTACATTTGGGCACAATTCCGTATAATTTTTCCTTACTCTATAGGCAATAACTTCTTTAGAGTAAGCAGGATCTTCTTTATACTTGTTTTCAGTTTCTGCTATTGTTATAAAAGGGCCATTGGGTGTTTTTTTCTTAAATATTTCTGACTTTAATTCCAATCCATTATCCCAACCGGAATTGGTAAGCGGCGCACCTTTGATATCAGTACTAAAAAGAGAACTTCCATGCTCATCTCTGTTTACAATAAATTCTTTCATTTCTCCTCCATTTTCGAAGTTGTCTCCTCCTTCGCTGGTGGTAACATATTTATAAAAACAGTTACTGCTGCCGGTATCAAACAACGAGACCAAACTGCTGGAACTCAACGTTAGATAATAATTATCTACAAAAGCACACAATCCAACCCCCCATTCTGATGTACACATCGATCTAATCATAGTCTGATCAATGTAATAAGGATTCCTGCCTTTATCGCCAGATGAGTGATTAAGATCATGCTTAGGCCCATAATAGAATCTTTTATAAACAGGAGCTGCTGCTGCAGATGCAAAATCTTTGGTCGATTTAATACGCACTCCACCCGTTTCTATATTTGTGTCTTCAGTCTTGGGAACATCTGCATAATAGTAAAAATTTATTCCGGCAGAAGTACGAATTCCATTTTTTGTAAGTGTAATTATATACGTCTGTCCTGCTTTTGCGTCAAAATAAAAAGGCTCTGTTGCCATTTCTACAATAACATGAGGATCTGCAGATACTTTTGAGCCAAATTGACTCATTGTATAAAATTTCAAATAATTTGTTGGTGAAGCAGCTTTAGCCACTCGAACTCTGGCAGTATAATTTCCTTTGTCAAGCGGATCACGTACAGGACCATTGCCTCCTTCATGTGGAGCCTCTAAATCTGCATAATCAACAAAGCCGGAAAATGTAATTGTCTGATCCATCGGAGAAGTTATCGTGATAGTTTTTCCATTTTTATAATCCTCTATATTGTCGCCATTTTCATCTTCAAAAATATGATCAATTCTAGCCTGTACTTTTGCTGGATATGTCGTTTTTGAGCCCCAATACGTATTGCTTTCATAATCAAATTGGGTATATCCTTTTGTTGGATAAGTAATTTTACTTAACAAACCTATTTTAGCAAAATCGCCATCCGGTTCTTTATTTGCCCCTTGGTAATCAAGATTGTTTAATCCGTATTCTGTTATATTTTTAGGTACCAGATTGATATTGCTTTTGCCGTTATAATA
This portion of the Flavobacterium gelatinilyticum genome encodes:
- a CDS encoding RHS repeat domain-containing protein encodes the protein MFNLIVKSSFRFLFSLFFLCIVSSSNAQNTEGGFLPNIIPPSPVAGELGKFGNVPVGLFTGSANLSVSLLTFKTKNLESPLSLSYGSNGIKVDEVASNVGLGWNLNVGGVITRTVRDLNDDSNQSIDIPNLYTATPEQQLQFYKAAGQDFADTERDIYSFNCNGISGKFVYDKNNVPVLVNNQKIKIERIGLNGEDFKLTAANGVQYFFTEKETTTFRNQGEGHSVISGSVTAWYLTKIAHPNNSAIVFTYEPEPVNLEYTASNSQRLMLSNGVQLSCSGPAFTAPILSGISSYNMKVIGKRITKISSSNSSDGYVTIAYYANGVNAEVTGNSKIESITQYNITGAIIEKLNLNYLKTGNSRVFLQNITYNDPSKKYSFEYIAPDSFPNRLSKSQDHWGYYNGKSNINLVPKNITEYGLNNLDYQGANKEPDGDFAKIGLLSKITYPTKGYTQFDYESNTYWGSKTTYPAKVQARIDHIFEDENGDNIEDYKNGKTITITSPMDQTITFSGFVDYADLEAPHEGGNGPVRDPLDKGNYTARVRVAKAASPTNYLKFYTMSQFGSKVSADPHVIVEMATEPFYFDAKAGQTYIITLTKNGIRTSAGINFYYYADVPKTEDTNIETGGVRIKSTKDFASAAAAPVYKRFYYGPKHDLNHSSGDKGRNPYYIDQTMIRSMCTSEWGVGLCAFVDNYYLTLSSSSLVSLFDTGSSNCFYKYVTTSEGGDNFENGGEMKEFIVNRDEHGSSLFSTDIKGAPLTNSGWDNGLELKSEIFKKKTPNGPFITIAETENKYKEDPAYSKEVIAYRVRKNYTELCPNVQTVDNMSMVEYKTLGHWFYLESSISKKYDLDGLNPVETQTVYKYGNPSHIQLTSQSTKSSLKENLETRYYYPHDLLSEPFVSEMIAGNRIDTPLKTETYRGTVKQSEQKTVFGKDASTADLLLPKFIYTAKAAASLEKKITFGKYDEKGNILEYTPENGTPVSIIWGYNKTQPIAKIENALYSQAASYAANLQDKSDTKTETELKEALGLFRTALPNAMITTYTYKPLVGVSTVTDPKGQTTTYTYDDFGRLDVVKDAKGNILSENQYRYKQ